The following proteins are encoded in a genomic region of Primulina huaijiensis isolate GDHJ02 unplaced genomic scaffold, ASM1229523v2 scaffold25037, whole genome shotgun sequence:
- the LOC140967434 gene encoding uncharacterized protein: MSNSSNEGSDNSAVVFWVFGCVCAFAILLCWIPACLRRTNAPKSSKTSQAAPAAVNGGSAQKDRDLTIDVTEPAVAVIDIAAESAGAGCGGGCCCAGGGCGDGGGCGGCGGD, from the exons ATGAGTAACTCCAG CAATGAAGGATCTGATAACTCTGCCGTTGTCTTCTGGGTCTTTGGTTGTGTCTGTGCGTTTGCCATATTACTTTGCTGGATTCCGGCTTGTCTCCGCCGCACCAACGCACCAAAGAGTTCCAAAACTTCTCAGGCGGCTCCAGCCGCTGTAAATGGAGGATCTGCGCAGAAGGATCGCGATTTGACCATTGATGTGACGGAACCTGCTGTAGCTGTAATAGATATCGCGGCTGAAAGTGCAGGTGCGGGTTGTGGTGGTGGTTGTTGCTGTGCTGGCGGTGGTTGTGGTGATGGTGGTGGTTGCGGTGGTTGTGGTGGAGATTAA
- the LOC140967427 gene encoding uncharacterized protein, translated as MASVVAENWEYMEKQEDDFESLEFSHVNQGLLMSLLDETQVDDCDDERLTKVIQSLEAEIKPDDSHDSNEYWNDESSGQDWSMPHDFDDHNWMDMEFAPSADMEKYWSFENSREQGIAGMSVLDQWTDDETHFVSSVVNDNTSSFV; from the coding sequence ATGGCCTCAGTGGTAGCTGAAAACTGGGAATACATGGAGAAGCAGGAGGATGATTTCGAAAGCTTGGAGTTCTCGCATGTCAATCAAGGCCTTCTCATGTCATTACTCGACGAAACGCAAGTCGATGATTGCGACGACGAGAGGCTGACTAAAGTGATCCAGTCTCTGGAGGCCGAAATCAAGCCCGACGACAGCCACGATTCCAACGAGTACTGGAACGACGAATCCAGCGGCCAAGATTGGTCGATGCCTCACGATTTTGATGACCACAATTGGATGGACATGGAGTTTGCGCCGAGTGCTGACATGGAGAAATATTGGAGTTTTGAGAACAGTCGTGAACAAGGGATTGCTGGTATGAGTGTTCTTGATCAATGGACAGACGATGAAACTCACTTCGTCTCTTCTGTTGTAAATGATAATACCTCAtcttttgtttaa
- the LOC140967454 gene encoding uncharacterized protein → MTSFVVAISISMGFMCSSHARTFHVGEDEGWVVDPSDESYNHWAKRNRFQINDILVFKYKKGGDSVLVVRKKDYKRCNKDDPIKLFKDGNTKFKLTRSGPFFFISGHAQHCEKGQKLIVQVLSDHRGNNNHTAPPLPPPAAKPPTHMPPKPPSHSPPSSQNAPAPKHAPPVGSPSLPPSNKAPTPAPTHHSSAPSKSPAGKAPSSSPMAKTPTHAPPLVPSSSPKKAPARAPTSSAKAPSSVPPVSSPSHSQPPSSPKRAPTRAPTSSAKTPSHAPPVASPSHSQPPSSPKKAPARAPTPPAKAPTHAPPMVPPSHSPSPSSHRKAPTPSTVSPSHPPQAVSPCHPQTTSSPNKAPAQSPTASAKSPAHGPSVVPPISHSQPSSSPKKAPTQAPGKTLLHVPPVVPPSHSQPLSPPSVVPSPHSPSPSSAKKAPAAAPTHSQTPSAKAPSHSPPSSTKIAPTPWSTSPKNKNGALEPAAKKHHPASDSSA, encoded by the exons ATGACGAGCTTCGTGGTtgcaatttcaatttcaatgggGTTTATGTGTTCGTCTCATGCTCGTACATTTCATGTTGGTGAAGACGAAGGTTGGGTTGTCGATCCATCTGATGAATCATACAACCATTGGGCTAAAAGAAACCGTTTTCAAATCAATGACATCCTCG TTTTCAAATACAAGAAAGGAGGGGATTCGGTCCTCGTCGTGAGAAAAAAAGATTACAAAAGATGCAACAAAGATGATCCAATTAAACTTTTCAAGGATGGAAACACAAAGTTCAAGTTGACAAGATCAGGGCCATTCTTCTTTATTAGTGGTCATGCACAACACTGTGAGAAAGGTCAGAAGCTTATTGTTCAAGTCCTTTCTGATCATCGCGGCAACAATAACCACACTGCTCCACCGCTTCCTCCGCCTGCGGCGAAGCCTCCCACTCACATGCCGCCGAAACCGCCTTCCCACTCTCCGCCCTCTTCCCAGAATGCTCCTGCACCCAAGCACGCGCCTCCTGTTGGTTCTCCATCTCTGCCCCCATCCAACAAAGCTCCTACACCGGCTCCAACTCACCATTCGTCAGCACCATCCAAATCCCCCGCGGGCAAGGCCCCTTCTTCATCTCCGATGGCCAAAACCCCAACACACGCCCCGCCACTGGTGCCATCATCTTCACCCAAGAAAGCTCCTGCTCGAGCTCCAACTTCATCAGCCAAAGCCCCATCAAGCGTGCCGCCAGTGTCGTCACCCTCTCATTCTCAACCACCATCTTCACCGAAGAGGGCTCCTACTCGAGCTCCAACTTCATCAGCCAAAACCCCATCCCACGCACCGCCAGTGGCATCACCCTCTCATTCTCAACCGCCATCTTCACCTAAGAAAGCTCCTGCCCGAGCTCCAACTCCACCAGCCAAAGCCCCAACACATGCCCCACCAATGGTTCCACCGTCTCATTCCCCCTCACCATCTTCACACAGAAAAGCTCCAACTCCATCAACCGTAAGCCCATCACACCCGCCGCAAGCGGTATCGCCCTGTCATCCCCAAACAACATCATCACCCAATAAAGCTCCTGCTCAGTCTCCAACCGCTTCAGCCAAATCCCCAGCACACGGCCCGTCAGTGGTACCTCCAATATCTCATTCTCAACCATCATCTTCGCCCAAGAAAGCTCCAACTCAAGCTCCAGGCAAGACCCTATTACACGTACCTCCAGTAGTACCACCGTCTCATTCTCAACCATTATCTCCGCCGTCAGTAGTTCCGTCGCCTCATTCTCCATCACCATCTTCAGCCAAGAAAGCTCCTGCTGCAGCTCCAACCCACTCACAAACTCCATCAGCCAAAGCTCCCTCTCATTCTCCACCATCTTCAACTAAGATAGCTCCAACACCTTGGTCAACATCTCCGAAGAATAAAAATGGTGCTCTTGAACCCGCTGCAAAGAAACACCACCCTGCATCAGATTCCAGTGCTTAG
- the LOC140967374 gene encoding persulfide dioxygenase ETHE1 homolog, mitochondrial-like gives MLLNFRVFQFSFVFSVPKPQKKAFFPKVVAFTASVRSSPMGSASYATSSALLFRQMFEKESCTYTYLLADASHPDKPALLVDPVDKTVDRDLSVVKELGLKLIYAINTHVHADHVTGTGLLKSKVPGLKSIISKASNAKADLFVEPGDIIRFGDLFLEVRDTPGHTQGCVTYVTGEGPNQPQPRMAFTGDALLIRGCGRTDFQGGSSEQLYKSVHSQIFTLPKDTLVYPAHDYKGFSVSTVGEEMAHNPRLTKDQETFKNIMANLNLSYPKMIDIAVPANMVCGLQDIESKCSQSIS, from the exons ATGCTTCTGAATTTCCGGGTTTTCCAATTCTCTTTTGTGTTTTCCGTTCCTAAACCGCAAAAGAAAGCTTTTTTCCCGAAGGTTGTAGCGTTTACCGCTAGTGTTCGATCATCGCCAATGGGGTCAGCCTCTTATGCGACATCGTCTGCTTTGCTTTTTCGTCAGATGTTTGAGAAGGAGTCGTGCACTTACACTTACCTTCTCGCCGATGCTTCTCATCCTGATAAACCTGCCCTC TTGGTTGACCCTGTGGACAAGACCGTTGATAGGGATCTTTCTGTGGTGAAAGAGCTGGGTTTAAAGCTTATCTATGCAATCAATACACATGTACATGCTGATCATGTGACTGGCACTGGTTTGCTTAAG AGTAAGGTTCCTGGACTAAAATCCATCATCTCTAAAGCAAGCAATGCAAAAGCTGACCTATTTGTTGAACCTGGCGATATAATTAGATTTGGTGATCTCTTTCTTGAG GTTCGTGATACACCAGGTCATACGCAAGGTTGTGTGACCTATGTCACGGGAGAAGGACCAAATCAGCCACAACCAAGGATGGCTTTCACTGGTGATGCTTTATTGATACGTGGATGTGGTAGGACAGATTTTCAG GGTGGCAGTTCCGAGCAGCTTTATAAGTCGGTTCATTCACAG ATCTTTACATTGCCTAAAGACACGTTGGTATATCCTGCTCATGATTACAAGGGGTTCTCT GTGAGTACTGTGGGAGAAGAGATGGCGCACAACCCCCGACTAACGAAAGATCAG GAAACATTCAAAAATATAATGGCGA ATTTAAACCTTTCGTATCCAAAGATGATAGACATAGCAGTCCCTGCTAACATGGTTTGTGGGTTGCAAGATATCGAATCCAAATGCTCTCAATCTATCTCTTAG